One Pseudomonadota bacterium genomic window, GACGGCGCGCTCGGCGCGTCGAGCAGCAGTGTCGGCGCCTGGGGATCGGGTCGCGAGAGCGCCCAGGGGGCCTCCGACGGCGCTACGGGCGGCGCCTGAGGTCCGGCGTCCTGGGCCGCCTTCGTCGCCGCGGGGGCGGTGGTGCGGATCGAGTGCGCGGGCGACGAGCGCAGCGTCGCGCCAGGGTCGTCGAGCGACACCGCTGAGCTTGTCGCGGGCGGGGCGAGGGTTTGGACGAGCCGTCCGAGCGCTTCGGCGCCGTAGCCAGGGGCCTCCGCGCGGAGCACCTCTTCGAGGGCTGCCGCCAGCACCAGGCCATCGGCCTGGCGCTGCTCCGGATGGCGCTCGAGCGCCTGGCTCAGAATCGCCAGCAGGGCCGGTGGACAGTCCGGCAGCGCCTCGCGTGGTTGAGGGATCGGCGCGCCCGCCACCTGCCGCAGAATCTGCTCCGCGCTGGAGCCCGCGAAGAGCGGGCGCCCTGCGAGCATTTCGAAGAGGACGACCGCTGCCGAGAAGACGTCGCTGCGCGCATCGACCACCGCCCCGCGGGCCTGTTCTGGGGACATGTAGCGGCAGCGCCCGATGACCACCCCCGAGCGCGTTCGCACGGCCTTCTCGGCTGCTTGCGCGATCCCGAAGTCGGTGACCTTGACGCTGCCGTCGCGCGCCACCAGTACGTTCTGTGGACTGACGTCGCGGTGGACGACGGGTGCCGGTCGACCCTCGACGCTGCGCCGATGCGCCGCCCCCAGTCCCTGCGCCATCGCCACCGCGATCAGCAGCGCGGCGGGGCGTGGCAGCGGCGTCTCGCGCTGGGCGGCGGCTGCCAGCAGCGCGGCCAGGTCCGCGCCGTCGACAAACTCCATCACCAAATAGTGCTCGCTGCCGAGCTCGCCGTAGTCGAGCACGCGAACGATGTTCGGATGGTCGAGGGTCCGGGCGATGCGTGCCTCGCTGATGAAGCGCGCGACAAACTCGCTGTCGGAGGCGAGCTCGGGCAGGATGCGCTTGAGGGCCACCGGGGGGCTGCCCGGCGCCGCGTCGCGACGCAGGGCGCGATAGACCTGCCCCATGCCGCCACCGGCCAGCCGATCGAGCAGAGCGAAGTCGCCGAAGACGCGCGGCACCGGAGCGGCGTCGAGGTCATCGGGCGCGTCACAGCGGCCGACTGCCGTCGGGCTGGCGCTGCCCTCGCTGCCCAATCCAAGCGTGCTCATCGTCCAATCGTGCTCATCGAAGGGGCTGCGTCATCGGGCGCGTCCTTTGCTGACGGTGCTTCAGCGCGCCGCAGCGGGACCGTGCGCCTTGCGTGTCGGTGCCGCCCGCGCGGCTTTGAGCAACTGCCGCTCGAGCTTCACGCGGGCGGTAGCCTCCAGCTCGGCGATCCGCGGCGCCAGCTCGCGCTGCAGCCGCTTGACCCCGTCCTCGGATCCGGCGCAGCCGGGCGCCAGGGCGGCGACCCACCTGGCGAGGTCGATCGCGGGCGCGCCCTGCAGTACGCGGATGGTCGGGCCCAAGAGCTTGCCGCGATAGTTCGGCCCCTGAGCACAGAGGGCGGCCAGCACCTTGAGCGCGGCAAGGCCGAGCGTGCCCCGCGCCTGCGCCCGCTCGAGCAGGTAGTCGCGCTCGGCAAAGACCTGCGCCGCAGCGGCTGGCACGAGCGCAGCAACGCCCTCGAAGCCGAGCTTGGCCAGCGTTGGCGCCGGCTGCCGACTGGTCTCGATCAGGTCCTTGCAGAACTCTGCCGCCAGCTCGGGGCGGCGCTGGGCCACCGCCAGGAAGAGCCGCGCCGCCGCCAGGCGGGCGTGGGGCAGCCCGCTGCGCAGGCACTCCGAGACAGTGTGGAGCAATGCAGGCGTGCGCCAGCAGCGCTCGATCAGCTCGGCCGTGGGAGCGCCACCGCCCAGCGCAGCGAGCTCGTCGAGCATCGTCCCGTTCACGCCCTACCCCCGCTTTCAGCGCGACCCA contains:
- a CDS encoding serine/threonine protein kinase, which codes for MSTLGLGSEGSASPTAVGRCDAPDDLDAAPVPRVFGDFALLDRLAGGGMGQVYRALRRDAAPGSPPVALKRILPELASDSEFVARFISEARIARTLDHPNIVRVLDYGELGSEHYLVMEFVDGADLAALLAAAAQRETPLPRPAALLIAVAMAQGLGAAHRRSVEGRPAPVVHRDVSPQNVLVARDGSVKVTDFGIAQAAEKAVRTRSGVVIGRCRYMSPEQARGAVVDARSDVFSAAVVLFEMLAGRPLFAGSSAEQILRQVAGAPIPQPREALPDCPPALLAILSQALERHPEQRQADGLVLAAALEEVLRAEAPGYGAEALGRLVQTLAPPATSSAVSLDDPGATLRSSPAHSIRTTAPAATKAAQDAGPQAPPVAPSEAPWALSRPDPQAPTLLLDAPSAPSGHFSTSLASFRRAVPRGGGWRKTALALSAALLGVGAGLWIGSQRPAQRGDLPSAAPSPTAGAQRFSAATGAWRVAVRRVLADAKTSAPRGPGTATTLFAVEVAITRDGAAVPGAERWLYLRRGSSGVRVRPLWTTAGATGPIVAFAAPPGREMLSLGLLDPGPQGGAFDLPRRR